Proteins encoded in a region of the Bacteroidota bacterium genome:
- a CDS encoding type II toxin-antitoxin system antitoxin SocA domain-containing protein, whose protein sequence is MIPRAMKHLYLAQYLVNRFGHVPGGVTPLKLQKLLYYVKAWSLVDGRDLVGVPFEKWQHGPVNRDVYQYFKRFGRAPLQPEALAPSQEPQGATREFIDFVGHSYARFPAITLSKMTHEEDPWRLTPDDAVIADTLIARYYAAQPFATNLPFDPVGKPYVPVQSHMDRAATMDMSAADAKRASTYASYQDYLARLESAGFVSRDEWLSQLLA, encoded by the coding sequence GTGATCCCGCGCGCTATGAAGCACCTCTACCTCGCTCAGTATCTCGTCAACCGGTTCGGCCATGTGCCGGGCGGGGTGACGCCGCTGAAGCTCCAGAAGCTGCTCTACTACGTGAAAGCGTGGAGTCTCGTAGATGGCCGTGACCTCGTCGGCGTGCCGTTCGAGAAGTGGCAGCACGGGCCGGTCAACCGGGACGTCTACCAGTATTTCAAGCGGTTCGGACGCGCCCCGCTTCAGCCCGAAGCGCTGGCCCCGTCGCAGGAGCCGCAGGGAGCCACGCGGGAGTTCATCGACTTCGTAGGACACAGCTATGCCCGTTTCCCGGCGATCACGCTCTCGAAGATGACGCACGAGGAGGATCCGTGGCGGCTCACGCCGGACGACGCCGTGATCGCGGACACGCTCATTGCGCGCTACTACGCTGCTCAGCCGTTCGCGACCAACCTCCCGTTCGATCCGGTCGGCAAGCCCTACGTCCCCGTCCAGAGCCATATGGACCGGGCGGCCACGATGGACATGAGCGCCGCCGATGCCAAGCGGGCTTCGACGTATGCCTCGTACCAGGACTACCTCGCCCGGCTTGAGAGCGCAGGCTTCGTCTCGCGCGACGAGTGGCTGAGCCAGTTGCTCGCCTAA
- a CDS encoding Fic family protein: MARPRSELATLADLLRDFGAEGWTEDAAERVFDLIADRSRALFNSYVEIAEAVAKVIEGGVLTLPLVLRRLLLGAHLTLFNEVFVNAGQVRQAGDPGGSHVYFGGHRGQRRTMRFTGLPADQIDAALDAAFARLEDWRDDTSGSSVGERARDAAILFYADLSRIHPFYDGNGRTGRLIVSVYLHLHGWLVDWAQIDEREGRFMRKINDVNEKKSAATDYEAFLLRFWAKYVERTDTLEPPADPAPPNDDA, from the coding sequence GTGGCACGGCCCCGCTCCGAACTCGCGACGCTCGCTGACCTCCTGCGCGACTTCGGCGCGGAGGGCTGGACCGAAGACGCCGCCGAGCGCGTTTTCGACCTTATCGCAGATCGCTCGCGGGCGCTCTTCAACTCATACGTCGAGATTGCGGAGGCTGTCGCCAAGGTGATCGAAGGAGGCGTGCTGACGCTTCCTCTCGTGCTGCGCAGACTGCTGCTGGGTGCCCATCTCACCCTCTTCAACGAGGTGTTTGTGAACGCGGGGCAAGTTCGGCAAGCAGGCGACCCCGGCGGGAGCCACGTCTACTTCGGAGGCCACCGCGGGCAGCGGCGCACGATGCGGTTTACCGGGCTGCCCGCCGATCAAATCGACGCGGCTCTCGATGCAGCCTTTGCGCGGCTTGAGGATTGGCGCGACGACACTTCCGGGAGCAGCGTAGGGGAGCGGGCGCGCGATGCGGCCATCCTCTTCTACGCCGACCTCTCGCGAATCCACCCGTTCTACGACGGCAACGGACGGACAGGCCGACTTATCGTCTCGGTCTACCTGCACCTCCACGGGTGGCTCGTGGACTGGGCGCAGATCGATGAGCGCGAGGGACGGTTCATGCGCAAGATCAACGACGTGAACGAGAAGAAGAGCGCCGCGACTGACTACGAGGCATTTTTGCTTCGCTTCTGGGCGAAGTACGTCGAACGGACGGACACCCTGGAGCCGCCCGCCGACCCAGCGCCACCCAACGACGACGCCTAG
- a CDS encoding site-specific DNA-methyltransferase produces the protein MPADAQSRFLRLLKQDILKLDLADLDFGVYRILAHRRGEIERFFDETLPAAISEALASGGADRTKQIDERLATLRDELTTQAQALGLASAFDDEGRLAEALQAFPKGKTYVELAEEKAAADAGAGFEDTEEATIFAHLYAFFSRYYRDGDFLPQPRRGRKAQFSVPYQGEDVHFSWRGRGNHYIKTAEELAQYTFTVADTRVRFELVQADQEENNVKGTTRYFLPLPDQCRTEDQHAEAQDTEAQPTEDGAPPPLFVVPFAFRPLTEAESKRFTTAKKSKDADADTLQQAALDEATPALLDAAPDALKTKEGTAALQRHLRRYAKKNRTDYFVHPDLGGFLRAELTYFLKNEVLDADALLAGDADGLAGRLAQARVVRDVAERVIALLHQVEDVQARLFEKRKLVLQADYLAPVFALPEALHADIIASNRQRAAWADLFGVDLGADDVAELRRRPTLVVDTAHFDADFKARLLASFDDLDEALGGVLVHSENYAALRTLGPVYEGRVQTIYIDPPYNTGSDGFLYKDDFSQHSTWLTMMEERLRLGREWLANPALVFVSIDDNESLRLGALLEAVYGVDSFMASIMWQKRYVSNATAKYMSDMHDYVYAYGSGLDSVDIELWDRTAKQLKAYDNWDNDDRGPWRAQDLSASKPYSAGQFEITTPTGMVVTPPPGRYWRCSREKYEELLADNRITFGKSGEGRPMLKAFLSESQGGVKPHTWWTHKFAGHNKEAKLETKALFGQETPFGTPKPVKLIRRLIELHTSGREMVLDYFAGSGTTGQAVIAKNREDGGSRCFLLVEQGEYADTVLMPRIQKVMHAPDWKDGAPGEAACFDGLGTEGDLTMLPDWVGRTPRLVQVLRLESYEGSLNALETPAERTARQQKQAALFGDDYLLRYFLPLETADSAPLLNLQALADPFAYRLRVHTPDGVAEQPVDLVETFPLVMGLRPVRRWTETHAGAMPGGADRPYTLMEAKGRDDGLVLVVWRPVAGLDPAAEKAWLAEQLSAKGQTWDAYGTVWMNAQGALPKGRELDTEFRRALLARDPHVRRALPSGDGLPTGEIAQLTA, from the coding sequence ATGCCCGCCGACGCTCAGTCCCGGTTCCTCCGCCTGCTCAAGCAGGACATCCTCAAGCTCGACCTCGCCGACCTCGACTTCGGCGTGTACCGCATCCTCGCGCACCGGCGCGGCGAGATCGAGCGGTTCTTCGATGAGACGCTGCCCGCGGCGATCTCGGAAGCGCTGGCTTCGGGCGGGGCCGACCGGACGAAGCAGATCGACGAGCGGCTGGCGACGCTCCGCGACGAGTTGACCACGCAGGCGCAGGCGCTCGGCCTGGCGAGCGCGTTCGACGACGAGGGCCGCCTCGCTGAGGCGTTGCAGGCGTTCCCGAAAGGCAAGACGTACGTGGAACTGGCGGAGGAGAAGGCGGCAGCCGACGCCGGGGCGGGCTTCGAGGACACCGAGGAGGCGACCATCTTCGCCCACCTCTACGCCTTCTTCAGCCGCTATTACCGCGACGGCGACTTCCTCCCGCAGCCGCGCCGCGGGCGCAAGGCGCAGTTCTCCGTCCCCTACCAGGGCGAAGACGTCCACTTCTCGTGGCGGGGGCGCGGCAACCACTACATCAAGACCGCCGAGGAGCTCGCGCAGTACACCTTCACGGTCGCCGACACGCGCGTCCGCTTCGAACTCGTCCAGGCCGACCAGGAGGAGAACAACGTCAAGGGCACGACGCGCTACTTCCTCCCCCTGCCCGACCAGTGCCGCACCGAAGACCAGCACGCGGAGGCGCAGGACACCGAGGCGCAGCCCACCGAGGATGGGGCGCCGCCGCCGCTCTTCGTGGTCCCGTTCGCGTTCCGGCCGCTCACCGAGGCCGAGAGCAAGCGCTTCACCACGGCGAAGAAGAGCAAGGACGCCGACGCAGACACGCTCCAGCAGGCTGCGCTCGACGAGGCGACGCCCGCGCTCCTCGATGCGGCCCCGGACGCGCTGAAGACGAAGGAGGGGACCGCCGCCCTCCAGCGGCACCTCCGGCGCTACGCCAAGAAGAACCGCACCGACTACTTCGTGCACCCCGACCTCGGTGGCTTCCTCCGCGCCGAGCTGACGTATTTCCTCAAGAACGAAGTGCTGGACGCCGACGCCCTCCTCGCGGGCGACGCCGACGGGCTGGCAGGGCGGCTCGCGCAGGCCCGTGTGGTCCGCGACGTGGCCGAGCGCGTGATCGCGCTCCTGCATCAGGTGGAGGACGTGCAGGCGCGGCTCTTCGAGAAGCGCAAGCTCGTGCTCCAGGCCGACTACCTCGCGCCCGTCTTCGCGCTTCCCGAGGCGCTCCACGCCGACATCATCGCGAGCAACCGCCAGCGGGCAGCGTGGGCGGACCTCTTCGGCGTGGACCTGGGCGCGGACGACGTGGCAGAACTACGGCGGCGGCCTACGCTCGTCGTGGACACGGCGCACTTCGACGCCGACTTCAAGGCGCGGCTGCTGGCGTCGTTCGACGACCTGGACGAGGCGCTGGGCGGCGTGCTCGTGCACAGCGAGAACTACGCAGCGCTGCGGACGCTTGGGCCGGTCTACGAAGGGCGCGTCCAGACCATCTACATCGACCCGCCTTACAACACGGGCTCAGACGGCTTCCTCTACAAGGACGACTTCTCGCAGCACTCGACGTGGCTGACGATGATGGAGGAGCGCCTGCGCCTGGGGCGTGAATGGCTCGCGAACCCGGCACTCGTGTTCGTGTCCATTGACGACAACGAGTCTTTACGCTTAGGAGCCTTGCTCGAAGCAGTCTATGGAGTAGACAGCTTTATGGCTTCGATCATGTGGCAAAAGCGGTACGTATCGAACGCGACTGCCAAGTACATGTCCGATATGCATGACTATGTCTACGCATACGGCAGTGGCCTAGACTCCGTGGACATCGAGCTTTGGGACCGCACAGCCAAGCAGTTGAAGGCCTACGATAATTGGGATAATGACGACCGGGGACCGTGGCGTGCGCAGGACCTGTCCGCAAGTAAGCCGTACTCAGCGGGTCAGTTCGAGATCACGACGCCTACGGGGATGGTTGTTACTCCTCCTCCCGGTCGGTACTGGCGGTGTAGTCGCGAGAAATACGAAGAGTTGTTGGCGGACAACCGGATCACATTCGGAAAGTCTGGTGAGGGGCGGCCGATGTTGAAGGCATTCCTCTCCGAGTCTCAGGGTGGGGTCAAGCCACACACTTGGTGGACGCACAAGTTCGCTGGCCACAACAAGGAGGCGAAGTTGGAAACGAAAGCGTTGTTCGGTCAGGAGACGCCGTTTGGTACTCCGAAGCCTGTTAAGCTCATTAGGCGGCTGATCGAACTCCACACGTCCGGGCGTGAGATGGTGCTTGACTACTTCGCCGGTTCTGGAACGACCGGCCAAGCGGTAATCGCGAAGAACCGCGAGGACGGTGGCTCACGCTGTTTCCTGTTGGTGGAGCAGGGCGAGTATGCCGACACCGTACTTATGCCACGCATTCAGAAGGTGATGCACGCGCCGGACTGGAAGGACGGGGCACCCGGGGAGGCGGCTTGCTTCGATGGCCTCGGCACCGAGGGCGATCTCACGATGCTGCCCGACTGGGTCGGCCGCACGCCGCGGCTCGTGCAGGTCCTCCGCCTGGAGAGCTATGAGGGCAGCCTCAACGCGCTCGAAACCCCCGCCGAGCGCACCGCCCGCCAGCAGAAGCAGGCCGCCCTCTTCGGCGACGATTACCTCCTCCGCTACTTCCTCCCCCTGGAGACCGCCGACTCGGCCCCGCTGCTCAACCTCCAGGCGCTCGCGGACCCGTTCGCCTACCGCCTCCGCGTCCACACGCCCGACGGCGTGGCCGAGCAGCCCGTGGACCTCGTCGAGACGTTCCCGCTCGTGATGGGGCTGCGGCCCGTCCGCCGCTGGACCGAAACGCACGCGGGCGCGATGCCAGGCGGCGCAGACCGCCCGTACACCCTCATGGAGGCGAAGGGGCGCGACGATGGCCTCGTGCTCGTCGTCTGGCGGCCCGTCGCTGGCCTGGACCCGGCGGCGGAGAAGGCGTGGCTGGCCGAGCAACTCAGCGCGAAGGGGCAGACGTGGGACGCCTACGGGACCGTGTGGATGAACGCCCAGGGCGCGCTCCCGAAAGGCCGCGAACTGGACACTGAGTTCCGGCGCGCGCTGCTCGCCCGCGACCCGCACGTCCGCCGTGCGCTGCCTTCGGGCGACGGCCTGCCCACGGGCGAGATCGCCCAGCTGACCGCCTAG
- a CDS encoding C-terminal helicase domain-containing protein, translated as MSSQVNAFEAQAVASMLWLLYRHASAQLSGELTPGGSALAPYTPESFWTRGVGVVTPHKAQMGLVVQELMRAFPEHDPKLIWSAVDTVERFQGQERDVIVASFGLGDPDLIEAEDEFLYSLTRFNVMASRARAKLIVLTTRTLVDHLSNDADVLNESRLLKGFAEGFCRDPRPLMLGYLDGSTLVERPGTLRTRGAA; from the coding sequence GTGAGCAGCCAGGTCAACGCATTCGAGGCGCAGGCCGTGGCGTCGATGTTGTGGCTGCTTTACCGGCACGCGAGCGCACAGCTCTCGGGCGAGCTCACGCCGGGTGGCAGCGCCTTAGCGCCGTACACTCCCGAGAGTTTTTGGACGCGAGGCGTAGGCGTTGTAACGCCGCACAAAGCCCAGATGGGTCTGGTCGTGCAGGAGTTGATGCGCGCGTTCCCCGAACACGATCCGAAGCTGATCTGGTCAGCCGTCGACACCGTCGAGCGATTTCAGGGGCAAGAGCGCGACGTGATCGTGGCCTCCTTTGGGCTGGGCGACCCCGACTTGATCGAGGCCGAGGACGAGTTCCTCTACAGCCTCACCCGCTTCAACGTGATGGCCTCTCGGGCGCGCGCCAAGCTGATCGTGCTCACGACGCGGACGCTCGTAGACCACCTCTCCAACGACGCCGACGTGCTGAACGAGTCGCGGTTGCTTAAAGGCTTCGCCGAAGGCTTCTGCCGCGACCCGCGGCCACTCATGCTTGGCTACCTCGACGGCAGCACACTCGTAGAGCGGCCCGGTACCCTTCGAACCCGAGGAGCTGCATGA
- a CDS encoding DEAD/DEAH box helicase family protein: MPKLHDRLVLFDYVTSLLGGSPGKSRQAADELGIALRDTDEGAGPDGTSHFYGVLAARNGRVKLGGGQLARYDAHILTHERAIRQHRPGFRLRYFQYLAALYAEVVLDRLARDPGALLREAEAHRAAHFPDVPPFTARTLRTLAFWMATGAGKTLLMHVNLLQVRHYFRDHFQNTLLLVPTETLREQHLEELRLSGLDAAFALDPEAARARVQVLEITKLYVEGLSDTKPRGKTAVSVPTSEFEGPTLLLVDEGHKGTRTSTERKTERAWRAIRDDLAGAGGPAAQAGLTLEYSATFAQVTEGTSDAAKDLLDDYSRQTLYEYAYRRFHKDEFGKDYRAINVKQDDDLYGDRLLLGALLTFYEKQRFFDATPEAASTFNEAPPLMTFVSARVTGGPELVGVLQFLDRVLQDGTGATEGIAALLRGESGLPGPDGRDVFSVAFPYLRGLGLAAADVYADLCARLFYGHGRLVLVPLADAPGEIGLRTADAAKDRFFGVINVGDPGKLAKKVAQETAISVSAETPFTGSLFESVGEDTSPLRFLIGSKKFTEGWSTPRVSVMGLMSVGSSAGAQVLQLFGRGVRLRGVGGLMRRAELSDHPPTHLDRLETLDIFGVKANYLKAFLDTLRREGAEVPVLRLLPLFADAGAFERAGLQTLDVEDGYRFAEAETIDFNPDTLAKSVSLDLTPKMIVGGSADETKTASTGQAKLKLGADTLAWLDLDALYYHALAYKQTKGWANLQVRREAVKRTLTTKARLAAPPEVLAPTQPAHAVMLDAAARTLVEKALTAFYRAERERAEKAKMVTYPLTIDDPNVPKLAVREAGGQTFQRAYQLKVPESMLADVDALLADAEALREEAHGFPLPRMHVAAHLYAPLLVETPVRDEAGVLTVPKMPPGSPRVRSTPAGLVDSEVRFLHDLRMFWDDRDEDEWGTTQLYVLRNLPRAGVGFFETAGFYPDFLVWLKDGDRQALAFVDPKGLARWNEEKVRLLQTIRSFSDRAGFPLFGFIVSPTEAGALSIPDVAPDEVAAFLRERDVLLQDDPAYVERLLKVVRAALQVKAAGVST; encoded by the coding sequence ATGCCTAAGCTCCATGACCGCCTCGTCCTCTTCGACTACGTCACGTCGCTCCTCGGCGGCTCGCCTGGAAAGTCGAGGCAGGCCGCCGACGAACTCGGCATCGCCCTCCGCGACACCGACGAGGGCGCAGGTCCCGACGGTACCTCCCACTTCTACGGCGTCCTCGCGGCGCGCAACGGCCGAGTGAAGCTGGGGGGCGGCCAACTCGCGCGCTACGACGCGCACATCCTCACGCACGAGCGGGCGATCCGCCAGCACCGCCCAGGGTTTCGGCTGCGCTACTTCCAGTACCTCGCCGCGCTATACGCCGAGGTCGTGCTCGACCGGCTCGCCCGCGATCCGGGCGCGCTGCTCCGCGAGGCCGAGGCCCACCGCGCCGCGCACTTCCCCGATGTGCCGCCCTTCACGGCGCGCACGCTCCGCACGCTCGCCTTCTGGATGGCGACCGGGGCGGGGAAGACGCTGCTCATGCACGTCAACCTCCTCCAGGTCCGTCACTACTTCCGCGACCACTTCCAGAACACGCTCCTCCTCGTCCCGACCGAGACCCTCCGCGAGCAGCACCTCGAAGAACTTCGCCTCAGCGGCCTCGACGCCGCCTTCGCGCTCGACCCCGAGGCTGCGCGAGCGCGCGTGCAAGTCCTGGAGATCACGAAGCTCTACGTCGAAGGCCTCAGCGACACCAAGCCGCGCGGCAAGACCGCCGTGAGCGTCCCCACGAGCGAGTTCGAAGGCCCGACGCTCCTCCTCGTAGACGAGGGCCACAAGGGCACGCGGACGAGCACCGAGCGCAAGACCGAGCGGGCGTGGCGCGCCATCCGCGACGACCTCGCCGGGGCGGGCGGCCCCGCCGCTCAGGCCGGACTCACGCTCGAATACAGCGCGACGTTCGCCCAGGTGACCGAAGGGACGAGCGACGCCGCCAAAGACCTCCTCGACGACTACAGCCGCCAGACCCTTTACGAATACGCCTACCGCCGCTTCCACAAAGACGAGTTTGGCAAGGACTACCGCGCGATCAACGTCAAGCAGGACGACGACCTCTACGGCGACCGCCTCCTCCTGGGCGCGCTGCTGACGTTCTACGAGAAGCAGCGGTTCTTCGACGCCACGCCCGAGGCCGCGTCCACGTTTAACGAAGCGCCGCCGCTCATGACGTTCGTGAGCGCGCGCGTGACGGGCGGCCCCGAGCTGGTCGGCGTGCTCCAGTTCCTCGACCGCGTGCTCCAGGACGGCACGGGAGCCACGGAGGGCATCGCCGCGCTCCTGCGCGGCGAGAGCGGGCTGCCCGGCCCCGACGGGCGCGACGTGTTCAGCGTGGCGTTTCCCTACCTCCGCGGCCTCGGCCTCGCCGCAGCGGACGTCTACGCCGACCTCTGTGCCCGCCTGTTCTACGGGCACGGCCGCCTCGTTCTCGTTCCCCTCGCCGACGCGCCGGGCGAGATCGGCCTCCGCACGGCCGACGCGGCCAAAGACCGGTTCTTCGGCGTGATCAACGTGGGCGACCCAGGCAAGCTGGCGAAGAAGGTCGCGCAGGAAACCGCGATTTCAGTATCCGCCGAGACGCCGTTCACCGGGTCGCTCTTCGAGAGCGTCGGGGAGGATACTAGCCCGCTCCGCTTCCTGATCGGCTCGAAGAAGTTCACCGAGGGGTGGAGCACGCCGCGTGTGTCGGTGATGGGCCTGATGAGCGTTGGGTCGAGCGCGGGCGCGCAGGTCCTCCAGCTCTTCGGGCGCGGCGTCCGGCTCCGCGGCGTCGGCGGGCTCATGCGCCGGGCTGAACTGAGCGATCATCCCCCGACGCATCTCGACCGTCTGGAGACTCTCGACATCTTCGGCGTCAAGGCCAACTACCTCAAGGCCTTTCTCGACACGCTCCGCCGCGAGGGGGCCGAGGTGCCCGTGCTCCGCCTGCTCCCGCTCTTCGCGGACGCGGGGGCGTTCGAGCGCGCAGGCCTCCAGACGCTCGACGTAGAGGACGGCTATCGGTTCGCCGAGGCCGAAACCATCGACTTCAACCCCGACACGCTGGCGAAGTCCGTCTCGCTCGACCTCACGCCAAAGATGATCGTGGGCGGAAGTGCGGACGAAACCAAAACGGCCTCGACGGGCCAGGCCAAGCTCAAGTTGGGGGCAGACACGCTCGCCTGGCTCGACCTGGACGCTCTCTACTACCACGCGCTAGCCTACAAGCAGACGAAAGGCTGGGCCAACCTCCAGGTGCGGCGCGAAGCCGTAAAGCGCACGCTGACGACGAAAGCCCGCCTCGCCGCTCCGCCGGAAGTACTGGCTCCGACCCAGCCCGCGCACGCTGTGATGCTGGATGCGGCAGCCCGGACGCTCGTCGAGAAGGCGCTGACCGCGTTCTATCGAGCCGAACGCGAACGCGCCGAGAAGGCCAAGATGGTGACGTACCCGTTGACCATCGACGACCCGAACGTGCCAAAGCTCGCTGTCCGCGAGGCTGGAGGGCAGACGTTCCAGCGCGCCTACCAACTCAAGGTCCCAGAGTCGATGCTCGCCGACGTAGACGCGCTGCTCGCCGATGCCGAGGCGCTGCGGGAGGAGGCGCACGGGTTTCCGCTCCCACGGATGCACGTGGCGGCCCACCTCTACGCGCCGCTGCTCGTCGAAACCCCTGTGAGAGACGAGGCTGGCGTGCTGACCGTGCCCAAGATGCCCCCAGGCTCCCCACGCGTGCGCTCGACACCGGCCGGACTGGTTGACAGCGAGGTGCGCTTCCTCCACGACCTCCGCATGTTCTGGGACGACAGAGACGAAGACGAGTGGGGGACGACGCAGCTCTACGTTCTGCGCAACCTCCCACGCGCGGGTGTCGGGTTCTTCGAGACGGCCGGGTTCTACCCCGACTTCCTCGTGTGGTTGAAGGACGGCGACCGTCAAGCGCTTGCGTTCGTAGACCCCAAGGGCCTCGCGCGGTGGAACGAGGAGAAGGTCCGGCTGCTCCAGACGATCCGGTCGTTCTCGGACCGGGCGGGATTCCCGCTGTTTGGGTTCATCGTGTCGCCGACGGAAGCGGGTGCCCTGTCGATTCCCGACGTGGCCCCGGATGAGGTGGCGGCCTTCCTTCGGGAGCGCGACGTGCTGCTCCAGGACGACCCGGCCTATGTCGAGCGTCTGCTTAAGGTGGTCCGCGCAGCGCTTCAAGTCAAAGCCGCTGGGGTGAGCACCTGA
- a CDS encoding DUF4062 domain-containing protein, giving the protein MSSPKIFVSSVMKGYEPFRQAARAGIEAAGRKAVMAEDWPSLGDSSRTACLDLVAASDGLILIVGERGGWTAPSGLLVVEEELREAQQRKLPVRAFVQDGVRRDADAERLVTAVSDYTTGFFRRTFTDAASLAAEVERAVASIDPLPTDAMLFNADALRALALDVGAATPQQQQRVERTLRFVLAPERAGEVIDPRRLDEEAFHHAVMVAAQNPAHRLVAYGQPVRPHVRGQALVVERAEPLQNWRDEQTGRIEVHENGLVVVDIPLEPTSSQRGMGALSYTLDEAYVEAKLTAVFRFAGAMYAQEDPHLRYERLRFDVAVAGVSQGGSSVLPQAWGHQQQSPTPLTPLPAPRTVSRSDLGNPDDEVSRVLTYLRRKLVS; this is encoded by the coding sequence ATGAGCTCACCGAAAATCTTTGTCAGCTCCGTGATGAAAGGGTATGAACCGTTTCGTCAGGCAGCTCGCGCAGGTATCGAAGCGGCGGGCCGGAAGGCGGTGATGGCAGAAGACTGGCCTTCGCTCGGCGACTCATCGCGAACGGCTTGCCTCGACCTCGTGGCAGCGTCGGACGGACTGATCCTGATCGTCGGGGAACGTGGCGGGTGGACGGCCCCATCTGGGTTGCTGGTCGTCGAAGAGGAGCTACGCGAAGCACAGCAGCGGAAGCTGCCCGTGCGCGCATTCGTGCAAGATGGTGTTCGGCGCGACGCCGATGCCGAGCGGCTCGTCACTGCCGTAAGCGACTACACGACTGGCTTCTTCCGCCGCACCTTCACCGACGCAGCTTCGCTCGCCGCCGAGGTTGAGCGGGCCGTTGCCTCTATCGACCCTCTCCCTACCGACGCGATGCTCTTCAACGCCGACGCTCTTCGTGCTCTGGCACTCGACGTAGGTGCCGCCACGCCTCAACAGCAGCAGCGCGTTGAGCGGACGCTTCGCTTCGTGCTCGCGCCGGAACGCGCTGGCGAAGTCATAGACCCGAGGCGGCTCGACGAAGAGGCATTTCACCACGCTGTGATGGTAGCGGCGCAAAATCCCGCGCACCGGCTCGTCGCCTACGGGCAGCCGGTGCGGCCCCATGTCCGGGGCCAAGCGCTCGTCGTGGAGCGCGCAGAGCCGCTCCAAAACTGGCGAGACGAGCAGACAGGACGGATCGAGGTCCACGAAAACGGCTTGGTCGTCGTAGACATCCCGTTGGAGCCCACTTCAAGTCAGCGCGGCATGGGTGCCCTCTCCTATACCCTCGATGAAGCGTACGTCGAGGCCAAGCTGACTGCGGTGTTTCGTTTTGCCGGAGCGATGTATGCGCAGGAGGACCCCCACCTCCGTTATGAGCGCCTTCGATTCGATGTGGCTGTAGCGGGAGTCTCGCAGGGTGGTAGCTCCGTCCTTCCGCAGGCGTGGGGCCACCAGCAGCAATCGCCCACCCCGCTCACGCCGCTCCCTGCTCCGCGCACAGTGAGCCGTAGCGACCTCGGTAACCCCGACGACGAGGTCTCGCGCGTGCTGACCTACTTGCGCCGCAAGCTCGTGTCTTAG
- a CDS encoding DUF3987 domain-containing protein, giving the protein MIAIPTLAALAAAVGNAFRIQLKPTWTEASTLWGVVVAPSGSGKSPSMDAALRPILDLERASFEKYEAELTAYEAELADFQTLPKKEQRRASKPTPPLLTRYRVGDTTVESLGAVLGDNSRGVLLARDELAGWFGSFDRYASGSGDLQAWIEMHGGKPTVIDRKSSRNPVIRIDRPSVNVSGTIQPEVLRDQMSKAHFASGFAARLLFCEPPTRLQRWTEATVAPEVTEGYKQLIHGLYAFPCGDETDVLTLHPHARDFFVAFYDENRRLAFNLPNGPLRSALMKLEAMAARLALVFAVAEAVQAGERPTEVSLTAMVRACRLATWLRYETARIYEKYGFERAAMSRDKRLALSLSESFGYTDVKEVWQVGTSAAYKVIERLIEARLAEDATHGAFTRLVDPASHTVNYHAFFPSWAEEKTGV; this is encoded by the coding sequence ATGATTGCCATCCCGACCCTCGCTGCTCTAGCGGCGGCGGTCGGGAATGCCTTCCGCATCCAACTCAAACCCACGTGGACCGAAGCGTCCACGCTTTGGGGTGTCGTGGTGGCCCCCTCCGGTTCGGGCAAGTCGCCGTCGATGGATGCAGCACTCCGTCCTATCCTCGACCTCGAACGCGCCTCGTTTGAGAAGTACGAAGCAGAACTCACAGCCTACGAAGCCGAACTCGCCGACTTCCAGACCCTCCCCAAAAAGGAGCAGCGTCGCGCCTCGAAGCCGACCCCTCCCCTACTTACACGCTACCGCGTCGGCGACACGACTGTGGAGAGCCTCGGTGCCGTCCTCGGCGACAACTCCAGGGGGGTACTCCTCGCCCGGGACGAGCTTGCCGGATGGTTTGGGAGTTTCGACCGCTACGCGAGCGGGTCGGGCGATTTGCAAGCTTGGATCGAGATGCACGGCGGAAAACCTACCGTGATCGACCGCAAATCGAGTCGAAACCCGGTGATTCGCATTGATCGGCCGAGCGTCAATGTCTCTGGCACGATCCAGCCGGAGGTGCTCCGCGATCAGATGTCCAAGGCGCACTTTGCAAGCGGCTTTGCTGCGCGCTTGCTGTTCTGTGAGCCTCCCACACGTCTCCAGCGCTGGACAGAAGCAACGGTAGCCCCAGAGGTGACCGAAGGCTATAAGCAGCTTATCCATGGCCTCTACGCATTCCCTTGCGGCGACGAGACAGACGTACTCACGCTGCATCCCCACGCGCGGGACTTTTTCGTCGCCTTCTATGACGAGAATCGCCGCCTCGCTTTCAATCTTCCCAATGGCCCGCTACGCTCGGCGCTCATGAAGCTGGAGGCCATGGCAGCGCGCTTAGCGCTCGTCTTTGCAGTCGCTGAGGCGGTGCAGGCTGGCGAGCGCCCCACGGAGGTATCGCTAACCGCGATGGTACGCGCGTGCCGCCTTGCGACGTGGCTGCGCTACGAGACAGCCCGCATCTATGAGAAGTATGGCTTCGAACGGGCGGCTATGAGCCGCGACAAGCGGCTGGCGCTTAGCCTTTCCGAGAGCTTCGGTTACACCGACGTGAAGGAGGTCTGGCAGGTTGGCACCTCGGCTGCCTACAAGGTGATCGAGCGCCTGATCGAAGCGCGCTTGGCCGAGGATGCGACCCACGGGGCGTTTACGCGGCTAGTCGATCCAGCTTCGCACACGGTCAACTACCACGCCTTCTTTCCCTCATGGGCTGAGGAGAAAACGGGCGTGTGA